GGTTCAGATCTTCAAAAATCAGAGTAAACTTTCGGgttttctagaaaaaaatgCTCAGCAGAATGAGAAAaccagaaaagaaagaagattgCAGAGTTGCATTTCTTGCTTGGTTTATTGAGTTTCTTCAATCATTGCTGAAAAAgaatcttttcttctttattttcacTGCAATGAGAAGGAGAATATTGGAAACTGATGAGAGAAGAGAAGGCAAGTTTGTTGGGAAAAGATggggagaaaagaaaagtgatgCTGTCCTTTTTATCTGGGGGGATGTTCAAGGAATCAGGTTCTCTTCACGCAATAAAAGGACTCATTTACTGACTCTCTCGCACTCTCACACTTTACTTTctctttcacacacacacacacacagaggtATGGAAATTCAAAGACTTGGAAGAAATACGGGAAATTAAACAGAGAGTAAGAAAAAAAGGTAACACCATCAGTAttagaaattcttgaaattgatgAAGATCTCAATCATAACACcagaaaggggaaaaaaaaaaaaaagaaattatcttCTCCTCTTCGATATGCATTAATAACAACTTCGATTCAAAAATACCCATTACTCCAATATCTGAAAGAAACGGAAATTTTATAACATCTGGGCTTCAGTAAAGCACCAGAGAAAAGAAGCGAAGAACTTAAAAGAAACCATTCAATGACAATAAAAACTGCAAAAAccgaaagaaagaagagagcccagataaaaaaaattcctttttCAAGATACCTTTCTTTCCACTTTAGCTCGGAGAATCCGACtctgtgagagagaagagacaGATTACAGAAGAAAAATGCTGAAATTGATGAATCAACAATGCAATGATGAAGACACAGTCTTCCAATTCAAACTCTTTGCAGGAAAGAACTCAGAATCAGCTTCATAAGAGTACCTGACTCTGAAAACTCACACTCAGAGTGTTTATTGTGAGTCCCCTCACTCGTCCCTCAACAGACGGGGAAACGAAACAACCGATTGCATTTCTGAACATAAATCGCGATCAAATAAcgattgtaatttataactGTCCAAGTCAATGACGTCATTCCAGACCCGACGGGTCGGCTACTATTAACCGGATCCTCAGACCCGTGAAAGAGTAGGACGTGTCAGCCACGTAAGCGAATGTCAATTCACACGTGTGTTCATGCAAATCCGGCCGACACCGACGGTCGCCATTCgatgtgtatgtatattgtATACCTGCTTGAGAACTTGGCGAGGAAATGAAATAATCGGCGATTTTAGGGAGGGGGACAGCGACGGTGTACTCGGCTTGCAGTGTAATGATATTTCAGTTATTACATTCTGCAGGTTGGCGTGAGGGTCATGCGCGCTGCGTGTCGCCGATTCTGATTTCAGTTGTGCCAACTCAAATGACTATTCTAACCTCCCAATCAATTAGATCATGCaagtaatgataattaatgaattgttccacaaacaaaaaataaaatattcaaatatatcactcacaaataaaattattcacaCTCTAACTCAATATTCAAATCCCAGAAAAAAATTCGAGATCATAGTTCAATCCCCATCGGATGTATGGGTGTTTGTTtcgttaatataatttatttatttttagttatttgttgaaatactgcaatctatttattaattttaattatattaatatattaattgaatcgacatattattttaaaaattcttccCATTATTCGTGTTTAAGTCCAATTCTCACCTCTAGATTGGACCACCAATTTTGGAGGTTGATGGAGATGGAGCAGAACTTAAGACGATGAGGACAAGTTTAAGTTCCTACCCTACTAGAGAGATAGGACGCTTCGAGATGTGAGATAGAGCCAATccaactttaaattttaaggataattacaccctttgtttttttttttatgagatttggtataattacacttaaatttttatggttTAAAAAACTATATCTAATACCTCTAAGGTTTGCCGTCTAGGAAATAAGTTCactcgttagtcaaaatttaatgaacttattgatattaatgacaaagctaaatataaattaataattatccttaattgAGTtatactgacttattgcaggtcaaataattttttttgaactaaactATCATTATAACGATAAATATATACCTCCTCACCAGCATTAACACCTGAAGACTTATgagaataatttgatcataaaaaaattattttgacctattgtaagtcagtaataagtcaatcaggggtgaatatagatttttttattaatatcagcaaattaggtgaattttgactgacagaaagacttatttgttaaatggaagcaaactttagaTGTGCTAGATGTAATCTCTTAAACCACAGGGAacctatgtgtaattacaccaaacctcaggagagaagagtgtaattatccctaaattttattaagagtAAGTGATGTCGGTATAAGCTTTAATGAGACTTAGAcagtgtttggctaagctttttttaaaacatcttataagctcttacgagcttataagatatggatcttattttaaaaataagctccCAAAccatttggataaaataaaatggtaaaacttataaaatattttcatatttgataaaatgttAGGATATTTGGCGTTATaagatcttttatttatagaatgacAAAAAAGGACATGCTACTATTTGaatcaaataagttgttaatccttgacatattttgtatttaaatatttatgaaatacttTCATAAATAGTTCACATTAATTTaactccaaataaaaaaataatagataattttttttttaaaaaataaaaattattacataaatttttgctagtcgaatattaacatatatataattgatattttctttatcaataactatttctagttgtataatttataatattttaaatgtatattttctcagtaaattttttatatttaattataataatttattattaaataatacactattttctctttttcaaattaaaaaaattaaataaaatgcttTAAAATGAGATAGATAGAGAGAGCGTATGCGTGTATGTGAGAGGGAGggggaatttattaaaaaaataccaaaaaaacaaaattagtaAAGTAGGATGATTGTGAATGTTTTAGAAAAGTAAGTGGCACCGCAGTCAGTAACCGCGGTGccacattttttataaaaaaaaaaaaaaattctctgtGTCACCGCAGTGGCTAACCGCGGTGgcacattaaaaaatatttttttaataaaatctatGTCATCGCGGTGacatagagaattttttttttttataaaaattgtggcaccgGTGccacttaattttctaaattcttcaaaatcaccctattttactaatttttctttttttgacatttattaaataaattccccGAGAGGGAGAGTATGCGGGgaataagggtatttttgtttaaCGACAATTTAATCTtatagagcttataagatgcttttaaaaaagtcaaaaaatttaatttttgtaaaaaaattataagattccaaaatcatttaaaaaaaattaccaaatacttttttagaatttataagctctcaaacatcttataaaatattttggaaaacttataaatttagccaaacaccaTCGTACTTCCTTGTTATATCTAAAAGTGGTCTGATTATTAATTGCtgagataattttaaaagaatatcctaacttcataaataattttcatctaaccaatattttatatcttaATTTGCATATTTGTTAACGTTAATATGCGTTAAAGAAAATCGTAATGGAAAAAAGGTAATTTAACcttatgtgatattataaatgtgcaaattatctttttatgaatttttttagtaatttacccctgtattttttaaaattaagtattttacCATTCTaaatagggggataaattgctttattttaaaaaatataaaaaaataaattattaattttttttaataatttaataatttactcatttataatatagcagatgtttaaattattttaaacccAAATCGCAATTGATATAAAGTGTTTTAACTTGGGGAGCAGCTGTGACTGAGCCTACATTTGGGCCTTTTCAGTTGGACAAAGCTGTACAACGGATCCGCACAGTTGTGGCAACTCAAAGCCCACACGCATGCTTAGTTTACGTATTAATTATCaatgtcaaatatatataattaattaataatattattacaataaattaaaaaatattattagaataaattaatattcatattagtaggaatcaaatttataattttttgttattataggATCATAATTTggccaaataaattttacattattggTGTAATTTGGTGATGCTAAGTGCGTTGATTTCATCccattttgaataaaaataagaaaaattaactaatatataaatcccatatcaaataatatatacatttaaatataaaaaaataattggatacactaattatttcaaatcaaagaCTATAATTGCAGTCTTTTTTTTTcgaaatttgatgtaattacataaaaattccatataatataaaaaattatatctaacattttttaaatttgcttgcatctaacaaataagttcatctgttaatcaaaatttaccaaatttattaatattaacaaaaaaattggttaaaCATTCATGTCTATttcaaattgacttattacaggtccaataattttttttacaatcaaattatccttatacatcttcacccGTTAATACGTGTTAGAGCGATGTAAACTTAAGtggtattaaatataatttttcaaaatataagtatttacatgtaattatatcaaatttcagaaaaaaaaaaatataatcatccCAAGATTGTAttcaaatgaacaaataaataacagagaattataattatagacaaacatttagagcccgtttggttgtgttttcattttcattttcagtttccaacaattgaaaatgtgtagaaatgctttattgatttttgtgtgaaaattgagaatatgtttggattagttgtttccaaatatcggtatataggtgtgagaatattaaatataagtatatgtatttttgatgtgacagaaaGACAACTATGACAAGCCCATGTAAcctatataaatttcaaattgagaattaaaatagaaatgcatTATCACTAAAAATGACTTGACCAAACAAATTTCCACCTAcctaaacaataaaaagtgaaaaaaatctcattgaaaacacaaccaaacaaacTTATATTTGTGAGACTCAAAGGTCCAAGTCTACTACTTAAGCAAGACATCCTCGATACATTCAACTTGTTATAATCAATGCATTCTTCCATAAACATTCTCACACATAAGAATTCTGTGAATCAACCTTGAAATTGGACATGACAAATACTCAATACCAGATGGAGTGCaattattaatacaaataCAGCACATATAGGGAAAATGAGGTTATTAGCTAGCAAGTTTCAGGGGCACTTTTTCCGGCCACCGTGAGTAGTCATGTTAGAATAGCAAGGGCAGACGTCAGCGTTGCCGGAGGTGCCTGGCGGCACGCAGTTGCACCTCGCGCAGCACGTCCCACAAGCCCGGAGGCACACGTTCTGCCTCGATGATTGTTGGCATCGTCGAGTACATTCCTTCCCGCAATCTGTGTATGAACATCATGTacataaagtattttttaggggataaatcaaattatctccctaaaatattgaaaaaaggcaaaaacttgctttgagaaaaaaaagaggggtCAAAGAGCCTCtccaatcttttaataaagAAGCATGTCAATACCTTTCGCTGGGTAGTGTAGTTTACTCATCCATTTTACGGTTGATTTTAGCTATTTAGTCTGTAACTGATCACTTTTATCCCTAATTACTAACAATTTGCACATATTTCCATAGAAAATACATAGAATCCATATAAGAAAACCTCCCAAAGAAGAGAGGGCGatataaataaagagaaagtgataatatttttcaacttttatatttagtaattagGGGTAAAAGTGACCACTTAGAAaccaaaatagctaaatcaATCGCAAAAATGGGCGAGTGAACTATATTACTCAACACAAAGGGTAATAATATGTCTCTTTATTAAAAGGTTGTAGAGGCtctttgcctttttttttttcagggttttttttgctattttttaatattttagggggtaatttggatttatctctttttctatatataccgataacttgaattttatatatgtgacgtgtatttataaattgatttgaaagactctatttcaaattattgttttatttttattctatatatatatatatattctacaTACACAACCTATATAAATGAAGTAAtctataagataaaatatcaataatcagaCGTAGGGTGGCAGTACTTGTGATTAGATTAGTTAGATGCAAGTAATGTTAATATGttgttgataataataaattaacctATTTTCATGTCAGCAAAAGAGTACTGTCCCATCCCATCGCTGTTGATGACCTgcaaaatagagaaaaagcaaatatttttaaataaattactttatattttgaattaaaaaatttaaattcataacattaaatttattgtgctTGTATGAATAATTCTACCTTAAAAAAGACTTGAAACTGttcaattcttattttaagCAATATCGGGATACATTTTAAATCTCATAATGTatagttatttgaaattttttttctaaatctACGTTCAGATACATATCTATTCGTCTGAATGGAGCCTTAC
The window above is part of the Sesamum indicum cultivar Zhongzhi No. 13 linkage group LG7, S_indicum_v1.0, whole genome shotgun sequence genome. Proteins encoded here:
- the LOC105166039 gene encoding snakin-2-like, with protein sequence MPISNSSAACLISAFLFLSLTQTHEKVINSDGMGQYSFADMKIDCGKECTRRCQQSSRQNVCLRACGTCCARCNCVPPGTSGNADVCPCYSNMTTHGGRKKCP